TATTTATCGCTTAAACAAGCATGATGATTGATTTCTCTGTCTAACTTGAATAAAGTTGCTTGTACCGGTGGACTTTGATCGGAGCTTTCCTCTTTTATTAATTTGCAGTTTATTGTAAGACTCGTGTATAAGATCTTCATTGTGCTGTCTCCTATGGTCTTCTTGTGTTTTCATTTCACCATTATAAGGTGACCATTCTCTCATATCAGTAGACCATGGTCATGAACAATGGAACTTCCTTCCCTATTTGACTTGGTTTTGTTTCATTATATAATTCCTGAGTAACAACTTTAAAGATGATTTATACTGGTCTGCATTTTAATGAGGCTGTTACCGTTCAGTGCTTCTGGCATGCCTGAATTTTGCTGCACCTCGATCAGAGAACATTGCTTTTTTTGTCCTGTGAGAACTACTCCGTAGTCTCTCATATTGATCATCTGAATGTATTCTGGacgatttttatttcttttctgttCCATGGTGACTTGTGGTTGCACTTTTGAAGTATCATCCTCATTGATGTTTGTCTTTGAATGCAGAATATGATCCCACACACAATAAAGATCTCAGAGGAGATTCATGTAACAGAAATCTAATCTTCGTAAACAAGATGGATGATGAAGAGTTACAAAAGGAATCTTATAGTATGCCACCATCTGAAGAGGAGGCTTCCAAACAAGATGTTAATTATCCTTATGGATTTGGGGATTATGGGACAATTGGTAGAGACTTGGAGGACTCTAGAGCTGTTGGCCTTGAAGGAGAAGATGGTATGGATGATGAGCTTCAACTTTATAATTCTTGTGAGGATGAGATGGAAGTATTTGACTTGAGAATAGTTCATCGGAAAAACAGGTTTAGATCCACAACTTCCTCTTGGAACTTTTTGCGAAAACAAATTAAACAAAATCATTGTGCTGACATATTATTTGCAATCAACTGCAGGACTGGTTTTGAAGAAAATAAAGATTTGTCAATAGTTTTGAATTCAGTTATAGCAGGCAGATATTATATCATGGAATATCTTGGTTCAGCTGCATTTAGCGATGTTGTCCAGGCACGTGATCTTCATACAGGCATAGATGTGTGCCTTAAAATAATAAAGAACGATAAGGATTTTTTTGACCAGAGTTTGGATGAAATTAAACTCCTCAAATTTGTTAATAAGCATGATCCTTCTGATGAACGCCATCTATTACGCCTTTATGACTACTTCTATCATCAGGTATGCATTTTTTGTTTTGTATATGTTATCATCGGTACAATGTCAAACGCTTGTTTTTCCTTGTTCCTTCTAGGTATCGTTTTCGGTCTCTTGATTCAGTACAGACTACAGATCATTAGTTTATATTTCCTTTTAGCTAATGCTGCAGATTGATTGATGGGGTTTACTCTTATGTCAAATCAATCTGTTTCCATAGATGATTTTACTTGATCTGCATTGAGCATTGTTCAATCCCTTCATTCAGTACAGATCATTGGTTTATATTTGCTTTGTAGCTAATGCTGATGATTGATCAACAGTGTGTTCTCTATGTCATATTACTCTGTTGTCATAGATGATCTTACTTGATCTGCATTGCAAGCATTACAGACTGCCAGTGACCATCTCATTCAGTTAAATCTGTAACTCATAAAGAatttagataaatgacatgacatCCATCACAGTGGAGGTGGAACAAAAACGAGTTTTGATTAGCACTGGAAGCTTCAGTGCATTTCTCACTTGCAAGGGCAGCATAAAGTCATGTAGAGGCTGTAAATGATGACAATAGGAGGCTTTGTAATACGAATAAGTAACAAATGATTTTAGTGGTAACAGATGCAAGGGAGTAAACATGTCATATTTATTCCAAAATATGGGAGTCCTTGAACTTCTCTATATAAAGTTATTGCAGCAAAGAAGGTTCTTCTTATCCATAAGTGCATGCAAGGCAAAGTATGTGCAAGGATCATGCCAAGCACTGAGATGAATGGTTGTATTCTCTTGTTTGCACTCCGGATTCTCATCTAGACCTGAAACATATTGGACTCCAAAAACCAAGCTCTTCACACAATGAGACCCCAATTGCAGTAGAACAGAAACCATAAAGTAATGCTAGTCCAGTAAGCTAAGAGTCTGCTGCAAGAATCAGATAGCTACCACATGCCAGCCCAGCCTATCCTCAATAAATTCCTTTTGAGGATGCTACATTGGTGAAAAGTCCATACTATTACATCATTACTTAAAATTCATATTTGAATAGTATTATATTAATATGTATCAACTTAGTGACTTTTGAGTTTTGGTCTAAAAAAGTAAGAATGATTATTTCTAGTGATTGGGTGGGAAAAATCTCTTCCCCCTCTAATATTTTGAAGACATTATAATGTATTTTCTTTCATATATTCTCCAAATATGTATTCAAATATCCAAAACTTTCGAGCAATAAAGATGTGCTTTCTCCACCATTTATGAGTTGTTTCTTGTGTTTTCTTGGTATTTTGTTTATGGATGTGTTCTTTTTTTGTCAAAACTGATTGCAACTTTTAAGAAATAGCATATAATGATAATGTCCTGGTTCTAGTTGATAAAGAATGTATCCTTACATCACACAATTAAAATGCTACAGGAACATCTTTTCATTGTCACGGAGTTGCTACGAGCTAACCTGTATGAATTTCAGAAGTACAATCATGAATCTGGTGGTCAAGTGTATTATACATTGCCTAGAATACAGGTATGTGATTGACTCATCATAGTTCATGAAAAATGTGTTGAGCTATTTAATGATAATTAGGGAGCATATGGAAATTAATGATGATGCAGGAAGCACAATTAGCATCTGCTGCAATTGAAATAGTTTTCATCTTTCAGTCGTTTCGTCTAATAGCATAATAGAATTAATACCATAGAATCCATACCTTCTGTCACTAACATCCTCCTCATTCAAGCAATTTCAAGACAAAATGTGGTCAAGGACTGAACTTGTGAATATCGGAACACCTTTTTTCTCTTAAGGTTGTCATTAGCATTTTTGAATCTAAATAACTCTCATTTTTATTATTAGTTGTTATATTTTTTTCAATGACGGATTACATTGAATTATCCTTCTGTTACAGGCTATAGCTCGACAATGTCTAGAGGCCTTGGAGTACCTGCACAATTTGAGGATAATTCATTGTGATCTGAAGCCTGAGAATATTCTTATCAAGAGTTATAGCAGATGTGAAATCAAGGTTATTGACCTCGGAAGCAGTTGCTTCGAGACAGACAACTTATGCTTATATGTACAGTCTCGTTCTTATAGGGCCCCTGAAGTTATCCTAGGTCTCCCATATGATCAGAAGATTGATATCTGGTCTCTAGGCTGCATCCTTGCTGAGCTTCAAACTGGTGATGTAAGTTTGGATCCTATATTTCTAGTTTTAAATCTATAAAATATGCTTTTTTAACAAGAACTAGAAAATGATTTTTACTTTTTTATATCGTTGAGAGCTGCCCTCTTTATTTAGTTTCTTCTGAACTAGCTTTCTACACCATTTATTAAGGATGTAAATTATCTGACTTCTGCCGCAGGTAATTGGCTTCAGAATGCAGAATCTTGTTTATAAGAATCTTTTTAAGTCAGAAAGACATTCTTGTTTTAAGCTTCTTTGTTCAGTCCTCAATATAGATTTCATTGTGTAACGAAGAAAAGGGATTAATGCTGCAAATTAGGAGGTCAATACCCAAGGCATATATGCATAGGAGAAAACTAAGGTTTATGGAGGCCTTTGAAGAGTAAAAGATgggttgaaataaaaaaaatcatttaatctgaattttttttatttatttttatttcaaataatACTGATCATGGTTAAAAAatttatgaaatggtgcacagtaTACTAATATGCTAGGCAGTactgagaggaggaagaggaggaaaaagagaagaagaaaaggagatggATGGGAGGAGTAGTAGTGAAGGAGGAGGCATGGAAGAGGAAGCAGAGGAGTATGGGGCGGACGGGCTGGCCGGTGGAGAAATGTTAGGCATCATGTGGCATGAGGAAGATGAGGGAGCGCAAGGCAAGAGAAAAGCTGTCTAGTACCATATATGGACTGATACAGGCGATATTTACTATTATTTAGTACCGTGCATTGTTCATTGTCAGACTGATAAATACATCTATGGACTGATACAGGTGATATTTAGTACCATGATGCCAACATCTGTTTATAGCTAGGTAAAAGACCTGTTGTCAAGGAACTAATACAGGCGATATCACATGTGATATCTTTACCTAAATGTGGACCTTAGGTCCCAAAAAAACCTTTTCTTCTGAAACAACTGTACCATTTGGTAGTGTTTTTTCTATCATCTACCACAATGTTTTGTAAACCTTTTCTATCTCATTATTAAGCATTTTGTTAAGAAAAAGACCCTGAATCATTATGCCTAAATTCTAATTCACTTAAATCTTAATTGCTGTTTAGTAATTAGCTAAGAAAGTTCTAATTGGAAATGGTAGACTCAAAAGCATCTAAACATCTTTCTTTGTAAATATAAGTCCTGCAATCTAGCTTTTCCAATCAATTCTAGGTATATGACTGTCAAAGATTGTTAAACACACAGATATCTTCAACTGCAAGAAGCTCAAAACTGCTGGTCCGGGACAAGTTGTTAATGTCTAACAAATTGACAGATTAAATTGATAACACACGCCTAGTGCTCAATGTTTTAATTTAGCATTATTTTCCATGTTTTCCCCTACTAGATAGTTTGCTAAATCATTATTCATTAATGTGCTGAATATATGAATAATTCCTTGAGAATTTTTTTCAGAGAAACCTATACTTTTTTGCGAGCTGCTAGGAAACATCTTATAATTTTTCATGCTTCAACTATATCAGTGTACACAGAACAGGTTATGATCTAGAACTTCTCTGCTACATCAGGTGCTATTTCCAAATGACTCGGTCACCATGATACTTGCTCGCATTATTGGGATACTTGGTCCGATTGACGAGGAGATGCTTGCACTGGGTCGCGAAACTAGTAAATACTTCACTGAAAATTGTGACCTTTATCACAGAAACAAGGTTAGTGTCGCTTTCTTGTTCCTACTTTTGACATAAGCATTTCTACTTGCACTAATTCACTCAAACTTAAATCAATTGTTGGATAGTTTGTTTTCTTGCAACCTTGTAAGTTGTAGAGGATCACCCTTGGTGTGCCACTAGTATATTCTACGGAAGTGAATTATACCTGCTATGTACATGTGTACATACTACATAATACATATATACAACCCTGGTTTGGCTAATTTCACTCTCTCCTGGTGGTATCAAGGTTGGAACGTATATCAAAATTTGTTACCAAGGATGACAAAAAGTAGCTGAAACCTATATACATCGATGTGATTCACTGGATTTATCTGAGACTATGAGAAAAAAAagcaaattaataaaatataatttgaaaaaaaaagagaaaaaaaagggaattAATGAAATTAAAGATCGGACATTCCCATGAAGGAGATCCGATGTGTAGGTGCCAAAATACCTTTCTTGGGTACATAATGATATTGAAGAAGGTGAGCAGTGAATAATGATCGAACTTAAATGCACATCAGGATAGTTACAGAAATCTCTCCTTTTGGTACTTGGCCTTAGATTTGTGATAATTGCATCTCCATACATCTGATTGGAGGACCTTCATAATTTCTTTTAGTCACTCAAATTGTTAAATGTTACTTAAGGTGGAGCATCTGATAGCTGTAGACTTGTTTGGTTCAACTAGCATAGTACAAGTGGAGGAAATTTGTATAGGTTTTAGATGCTAGATGTTCTACAAACCATCTTGTGGTGGCAGAACACTCAATATCTCTTTCCTACAAAATCAAACTAGTGGCGTCACACGTTGGTCAAATGCCCTCCAGTTCCCTGCTTGTTTATGATTGCATCGCAAGTGCATTGGGTATTATCTGCAATATACAAACTTTTATAGTTTTAATGTTTTTCATGCCATTTCAACTATCAACATGCTGAATAGAAATTTGCTTGTAGAAGTTTCATATGAGAAATACTGTTTTGTGACAAAAAATTTAGTATGCCAAACTACCAGTTGTAAGATTTTTCATGTGAAGTCTTGGTgaatgatttcttttttttttttaattcaccaTCAAATGCCTGTATTATGTTGGTTGACACAAATCAGTTTCAAACAATGTATGATAAGCATCTTCATTTTTGCTTCTCAAGGAATTGCAACCAATTGTTGATGTGAATTCTCACTTGCCATTTTATGTACTCTGAAACATACAAATTCTGATTTGCTTTATTAAAactatttatttctttttctatcgCCAAATCTTTCACAGGAAACTGACCAAGAAGAGTATCTAATACCAGAGAGGTCCTCATTGTCACATCAACTGCAAGATTGTGATGCCAAGTTTATTGATTTCCTTTCTTACTTACTCCAAATAAACCCTAGGGGGAGACCAACAGCAAGAGAAGCACTAGAGCACGAATGGATTTCCTTCTCATACAAGTGAATCTATTAAGGTTTCATAGGCAAATAACCTGTTGCTGTGTCTTCTACTTGGGCATCCCAATTTTACCACACCAGTAAACACACATACATGTGTACCGAACGTGTAAATATATCAGGAACCATGTCTTTGTGTATAATCAGTTTTCTTTCAGAAGTTGTGATGCGGGTTCTTGTTGCTTATACTCAAATAGTGGTTGAGAAAGAAATGTAAGATGAGCAACACGAAGTTGATAATGAGTAGGATAGAAAGGGATTGAGGTATCGTGATGGTGATAATATGTAATATGGAGACTATTTTCAATACCTCACAAGAAGTCATAGTGACATTTGGCTTCAAATAAGATAGTTGTTTCGATGTCAAGAACGAGCCATGTAAATCTGACTGCAACTGTTCCACGTGTGGCTTGTTTTTGCTATAAATTGTTTCATTCTAAGCTGCCTACTTCTCATTATATTGTTGCATTTGATATCGTGGACACTAGGCCTTGTTGTGTGGTATTTCAATGGATGAATTATCTTATAGTTTCTTTGATTATCTTCGATCAgtttttgagattttctagcataaATTGGATATAAAGTGTTTGggaacatatttgaaatgtacctTAAGGAATAAATATAAATTggtacttgatttttttttttcaaatcacatTTGGCTAAGATGCTGATGTTATCTCAGGATAGCATTAATTTGGAAGAtgctaatataaatttttgaattttaaaaatatcttgtgattttatctaaaattataaaattgtcaaaatgatttagtgaaaaatcaatatgatttataCTTTCTATAAAGgtacatttttattttatttgtatttaaagattattatatatatatatgattatatttgtatttattatatatttgggccatatgaaattattataagattacttacattcattttttttttttttatacttattaatttaaataaaaaaaaatatgtattcacatttgaataaatattaaaatattaaaaggataaatttatcataaaatttcaataaatttttaaaatataattttatcaaataacaTTACGTCAATGtatatctaaaatatatttttcatctattATCTGGCGTTTCACAATTGTACATTTACTCAAATCCTTTTCCTCACACTTATATTAAAAATGTAAATGTTAACCTTTATCCATATAGGTTATTATAGCGTATGTTTTCTAATTGATTTGGAAGGCTCATAACGATGCATTGTTTATTAGCAAAAAAAGTAATACCTTACTCAATTTTTTTGTAAGATGATGGCTTGTGTTGCTATTGATCCTTTCcagacttgagagagagagagagagagagagagagagagaggggcttcATCATCTACTTGTGGACTGACAGTTGCTGAAAACTCTCAATGGTTGCCTTTAACAGGATTAAAATATTTCATTGCTTCAGAATATTGTAGCAGCATAGTGCAACAGCTTGATCCCAATTTAGTATTTTCATCTGGAGGACTAATTTAAGTCACCTGTCACATCACTCTCTGTTGATGGTCACTCACAGAGCCTAATACAAGTGTCTTGCTTGTTTTGATGGCTATTTAGAGATCCAACAAGGAAGGTGCATTAGAGAGTCATGATTTGCCACACGTACCCTGAAATCTTATATATGCTCTCTCGTGTTACATATGGTGAAAGAGAGAGGTTATGAACACAGACAAAAGTAGCAAGCTTGAGAAATCCATACCACAGCTCACTTTCTCATTGTAGGACTCATGCTAATGCCTTGATTTGGAAGAACACCACTCCCATGGTCTCCAATCCCAATCCTCGGCGCAATTTCTCATCAGCTTTGACCGGATTACTTTGTACTATCTTCTGGTGGTGGGAAGCCGAATGATGGCGCAGGGACTACTTCCTCCGTAAGAAAGCTTAGTGTCATAACTACATCAGCCATCAACGGGCGAACTGAAGCCTCTTCTTGGAGACACATCGCAGCGACTGCAACTGCTTGGCTCAAGCCCTTCGCCGGATAGTCACCTTGTAGAAGTGGATCAACCAGCTCATGGAACCTCTTCTGGTCTCTAAACATGGGCAATGCCTGAGAAACAAGTGGGAGTTACACCAACATGAAGCTGAACTAATCAATGTTAGAAGAATGATCCTTAAAGGAAGCAGCTACTTTAAAGGATCCACGTTGGTCAGCTATAGTTGTTCCTGCAGGGAAAAGAAAAAGGCTTGATGATTTCGTACCCAAGCAACGAGGTTCTGTTCGTTCGTTGGCTTGCTTGTGTCAATCGCCCTCCTCCCCGTGATCAACTCGAGCATGACCACTCCGAAACTGTAGACATCCGACTTCAAAGAAaggtggcctgttcttgcatactCAGGTGCACAGTAGCCATATGTGCCCATCACCCTGGAAGAAACATGGACTTTATCCCCTATGGGACCGAGCTTGGCAAGCCCGAAATCCGAGAGTTTTGCGTTGAAATCTACATCAAGTAGAATGTTGGATGATTTAAGATCGCGGAAGATCACAGGTGGGTTGGCCTTCTCATGCAAGTACTCCAGACCTTGAGCGGCACCATATGCTATCTTCATCCTAGTGTACCAGCTTAGAGGTTTCTGATTAGCTGACACATCTGGAAACaggaaaaataaacaattaaattCCAAATATTGCAAAGCAGTTTGCTGGTGAGAAGGTTTGCTTGTCAAGTTATGGTCTAAGATAAACATTGCATAAATTCTAGGAGCCTACCGCACAATTTGCATCAAAGAAATCATGCAATAAGCAAATGCCACGAAGAAGAGTGTGGCAGGATGATGTGCATGGTAGAAAGACATAAACCAAGCTGTTCTTGTGACAGTACCTACAAGGTGGTCTTCCAAGGAGCCCATGGTCATATATTCATAGACCAAAAGCCTTTGATCACCGTCGGCGCAGTATCCAATAAGCTTGACCAGATTTTGATGATGCAGAAGACTGAGCATCAACACTTCAACAACAAATTCTTTGTTGCCTTGGAAGCCATTCCTGTCTAGCTGTTTAACAGCTACAATCTGACCATATCACACAAATTAAGAGGTATCTTAAAAATGTCaaaagaagttagagattgaaaaGTATATTTCACTTGATTTACCTGTCCGGTGTTCTCAAGGGAACCCTTGTAAACTCTACCGAATCCTCCTTCGCCCAAGAGGCATTCAGGTAGAAAATTATTGGTCGCCGAAGCAAGCTCACGGAATGTGAATGTCCGTGCTGCAATATTTCCATTTCCAACATCTTGAGTTTCTTTTTTGGAGGGTTTTTGTGCCTGAAAATCTGCACAAAGGAGAAGTTTGGCAGTAAATCTATAAGAAGGATGAGCAGTAACAGATGGCTTTTTACAAGTATGAAAATGGAGAAATATCTGACCAATGCCAGAATGCACGAATGGAGCCTAAACAAGACGATGCTAGAATAAAATTGCAACATATTTGGGCGCTCAAAGTTATCATGCCAAATAAATCCTGTAATCCTTCTGCTCTTCTCAAAAACATGTAACGGTTAAGAATGGAAGTGTCTTAATGTTGCATATAAAATACAATTATTTATGTAAATACAGAGAACTTTAGCAAGAAATTGAAGCAATTGAAGGCAAAGTTGGAAGAGGAAAAAGACAACTTCTGAATAGTTTCTGCAGTCCTAATTCAACCACATTCTACTCTAGTACTTTTTGATCCACATTGATTGCTATAATTACAGACATGATGTTATTCACCAAAAAGTTTCTTGTGCATACTGAGTTCTAGACTTAATCGTGCTCACTTGATTGATAGTTTAGATCTCTTGTAGGTTAAAACGAATCTATTTCCTTAAAAAAAGTAAACAAAAAGTTTGAAACCAATCTAAATTCCAATACCTTAGTCTCATTGTATGCTAGCTACAACTTCAAATTCGCTATAACAAATTCTGATTATGGAGTTGGAAATTTTAGTCCGTTTGGATGCAAATGATGTAGGTTGTAGTTCCATGATTGCAATATAATTtattctgatttttgttggaaaaAAACTTTACTACAACAAATTA
The DNA window shown above is from Musa acuminata AAA Group cultivar baxijiao chromosome BXJ2-4, Cavendish_Baxijiao_AAA, whole genome shotgun sequence and carries:
- the LOC103982070 gene encoding probable serine/threonine-protein kinase PBL26, with translation MSCFPCFSKKNVAEEDLSPVARVVKDNELKPDFQAQKPSKKETQDVGNGNIAARTFTFRELASATNNFLPECLLGEGGFGRVYKGSLENTGQIVAVKQLDRNGFQGNKEFVVEVLMLSLLHHQNLVKLIGYCADGDQRLLVYEYMTMGSLEDHLVDVSANQKPLSWYTRMKIAYGAAQGLEYLHEKANPPVIFRDLKSSNILLDVDFNAKLSDFGLAKLGPIGDKVHVSSRVMGTYGYCAPEYARTGHLSLKSDVYSFGVVMLELITGRRAIDTSKPTNEQNLVAWALPMFRDQKRFHELVDPLLQGDYPAKGLSQAVAVAAMCLQEEASVRPLMADVVMTLSFLTEEVVPAPSFGFPPPEDSTK